A stretch of Gorilla gorilla gorilla isolate KB3781 chromosome 9, NHGRI_mGorGor1-v2.1_pri, whole genome shotgun sequence DNA encodes these proteins:
- the LOC115936196 gene encoding pepsin A-5 isoform X2: MTGILGYDTVQVGGISDTNQIFGLSETEPGSFLYYAPFDGILGLAYPSISSSGATPVFDNIWNQGLVSQDLFSVYLSADDQSGSVVIFGGIDSSYYTGSLNWVPVTVEGYWQITVDSITMNGETIACAEGCQAIVDTGTSLLTGPTSPIANIQSDIGASENSDGDMVVSCSAISSLPDIIFTINGVQYPVPPSAYILQSEGSCISGFEGMNVPTESGELWILGDVFIRQYFTVFDRANNQVGLAAVA; encoded by the exons ATGACAGGCATCCTCGGATACGACACTGTCCAG GTTGGAGGCATCTCTGACACCAATCAGATCTTCGGCCTGAGCGAGACGGAACCCGGCTCCTTCCTGTATTATGCTCCCTTCGATGGCATCCTGGGGCTGGCCTACCCCAGCATTTCCTCCTCCGGGGCCACACCCGTCTTTGACAACATCTGGAACCAGGGCCTGGTTTCTCAGGACCTCTTCTCTGTCTACCTCAGCGC CGATGACCAGAGTGGCAGCGTGGTGATCTTTGGTGGCATTGACTCTTCTTACTACACTGGAAGCCTGAACTGGGTGCCTGTTACCGTCGAGGGTTACTGGCAGATCACCGTGGACAG CATCACCATGAACGGAGAGACCATCGCCTGCGCTGAGGGCTGCCAGGCCATTGTTGACACCGGCACCTCTCTGCTGACCGGCCCAACCAGCCCCATTGCCAACATCCAGAGCGACATCGGAGCCAGCGAGAACTCAGACGGCGAC ATGGTGGTCAGCTGCTCAGCCATCAGCAGCCTGCCCGACATCATCTTCACCATCAATGGAGTCCAGTACCCCGTGCCACCCAGTGCCTACATCCTGCAG AGCGAGGGGAGCTGCATCAGTGGCTTCGAGGGCATGAACGTCCCCACCGAATCTGGAGAGCTTTGGATCCTGGGTGATGTCTTCATCCGCCAGTACTTTACCGTCTTCGACAGGGCAAACAATCAGGTCGGCCTGGCTGCCGTGGCTTAA
- the LOC115936196 gene encoding pepsin A-5 isoform X1: MEYFGTIGIGTPAQDFTVIFDTGSSNLWVPSVYCSSLACTNHNRFNPEDSSTYQSTSETVSITYGTGSMTGILGYDTVQVGGISDTNQIFGLSETEPGSFLYYAPFDGILGLAYPSISSSGATPVFDNIWNQGLVSQDLFSVYLSADDQSGSVVIFGGIDSSYYTGSLNWVPVTVEGYWQITVDSITMNGETIACAEGCQAIVDTGTSLLTGPTSPIANIQSDIGASENSDGDMVVSCSAISSLPDIIFTINGVQYPVPPSAYILQVRRLWTIH, from the exons ATGGAGTACTTCGGCACTATCGGCATCGGAACTCCTGCCCAGGATTTCACCGTCATCTTTGACACCGGCTCCTCCAACCTGTGGGTGCCCTCAGTCTACTGCTCCAGTCTTGCCTGCA CCAACCACAACCGCTTCAACCCTGAGGATTCTTCCACCTACCAGTCCACCAGCGAGACGGTCTCCATCACCTATGGCACCGGCAGCATGACAGGCATCCTCGGATACGACACTGTCCAG GTTGGAGGCATCTCTGACACCAATCAGATCTTCGGCCTGAGCGAGACGGAACCCGGCTCCTTCCTGTATTATGCTCCCTTCGATGGCATCCTGGGGCTGGCCTACCCCAGCATTTCCTCCTCCGGGGCCACACCCGTCTTTGACAACATCTGGAACCAGGGCCTGGTTTCTCAGGACCTCTTCTCTGTCTACCTCAGCGC CGATGACCAGAGTGGCAGCGTGGTGATCTTTGGTGGCATTGACTCTTCTTACTACACTGGAAGCCTGAACTGGGTGCCTGTTACCGTCGAGGGTTACTGGCAGATCACCGTGGACAG CATCACCATGAACGGAGAGACCATCGCCTGCGCTGAGGGCTGCCAGGCCATTGTTGACACCGGCACCTCTCTGCTGACCGGCCCAACCAGCCCCATTGCCAACATCCAGAGCGACATCGGAGCCAGCGAGAACTCAGACGGCGAC ATGGTGGTCAGCTGCTCAGCCATCAGCAGCCTGCCCGACATCATCTTCACCATCAATGGAGTCCAGTACCCCGTGCCACCCAGTGCCTACATCCTGCAGGTGAGGAGGCTCTGGACCATCCACTAG